In Mycolicibacterium alvei, a single window of DNA contains:
- a CDS encoding polyprenol monophosphomannose synthase: MTVPGEGAKRPAESSPRRDGERPSQRTLVIIPTYNERENLPLIVGRVHQASPEVHILIVDDGSPDGTGQLADELALADPDRVHVMHRTSKAGLGAAYLAGFAWGLGRGYSVLVEMDADGSHAPEELSRLLDAVDAGADLAIGSRYVAGGTVRNWPVRRLVLSKTANTYSRLLLGVGIHDITAGYRAYRREVLEKIDLSAVDSKGYCFQIDLTWRAINNGFTVVEVPITFTERELGVSKMSGSNIREAMFKVAEWGIRGRLDRARGVVRG; encoded by the coding sequence AATCCAGCCCTCGCCGGGACGGTGAACGCCCGAGTCAGCGCACTCTGGTGATCATTCCCACCTACAACGAGCGGGAGAATCTGCCGCTGATCGTCGGGCGTGTGCACCAGGCCAGCCCCGAGGTACACATCCTCATCGTCGACGACGGCAGCCCCGACGGCACCGGCCAGCTGGCCGATGAGCTGGCGCTGGCCGACCCGGATCGCGTCCACGTGATGCACCGGACCAGCAAAGCGGGCCTCGGCGCGGCATACCTGGCCGGTTTTGCCTGGGGGCTTGGGCGCGGGTATTCGGTCCTGGTCGAGATGGACGCCGACGGTAGTCACGCACCGGAGGAATTGAGCCGGCTGCTGGACGCCGTCGACGCCGGGGCTGATCTGGCCATCGGTTCGCGGTATGTCGCCGGCGGTACCGTGCGCAACTGGCCGGTCCGCCGGTTGGTGCTGTCCAAGACGGCCAATACCTATTCCCGGTTGCTGCTGGGCGTCGGCATCCACGACATCACCGCCGGGTACCGCGCGTACCGGCGCGAGGTACTGGAGAAGATCGACCTGTCGGCGGTGGACTCCAAGGGCTACTGCTTCCAGATCGACCTGACCTGGCGTGCGATCAACAACGGGTTCACGGTCGTCGAGGTGCCCATCACGTTCACCGAACGTGAACTCGGGGTCTCCAAGATGAGCGGTTCCAACATCCGCGAGGCGATGTTCAAGGTCGCGGAGTGGGGTATCCGCGGGCGCCTGGACCGCGCGAGGGGCGTGGTGCGCGGCTAG